One part of the Lycorma delicatula isolate Av1 chromosome 7, ASM4794821v1, whole genome shotgun sequence genome encodes these proteins:
- the LOC142327473 gene encoding protein phosphatase methylesterase 1 isoform X1: protein MSAFQKALFTSKLPPRSVLQANGNTAMNSSKQRSNLNRLKGILLKENVIQQQLHKIKRGRVRGGKQDFTPVTWDKYFSERSDVKVGENSFRVYRLGSSGPLLVLLHGGGFSALTWAVFSKTIVELVECQVLAIDLRGHGDTSTADDSDLSIQTMMSDVVSVVQALFPMAPPIVLMGHSMGGAIAVHVAHSDQLSTVIGLVVIDVVEGTALGALASMQSFLRGRPQSFLSLEDAIRWSLQSGQLKNTESAKVSMPGQIKNGRTGKTGVQELDVSLQEDVADGVALPPRTLDRKNKSEEAIEEEEEGESDFKVPPLERRKQSSGDYTWRIDLRLTEQFWPGWFQGLSKMFLSAHAQKLLLLANLDRLDTDLTVGQMQGKFEIHAFETTHGRVGHVVHEDVPDNVCQVLATFLTRNKFAEAKTDFIGSMPCC, encoded by the exons ATGTCAGCGTTTCAGAAAGCGTTGTTTACGTCAAAATTACCTCCGCGATCTGTGCTTCAGGCGAATGGAAATACTGCAATGAACAG TTCAAAACAGAgaagtaatttaaatagattaaagggtattttgttaaaagaaaatgtcATTCAGCAACAGCtccataaaattaaaag gggTAGAGTACGTGGAGGTAAACAGGATTTTACACCGGTTACTTGGGATAAATACTTCAGTGAGAGATCCGATGTTAAAGTTGGAGAAAACAGTTTTAGGGTCTATCGTTTGGGATCATCTGGCCCTTTACTTGTTCTACTACATGGTGGTGGATTTTCAGCTCTTACATGGGCTGTGTTTTCT aaAACAATAGTAGAGTTAGTTGAGTGTCAGGTTCTTGCAATTGACCTGCGAGGTCATGGTGACACATCAACTGCAGATGACAGTGATCTTTCAATACAAACAATGATGAG tgATGTAGTCAGTGTAGTACAGGCATTGTTTCCAATGGCTCCTCCTATTGTTTTAATGGGTCATAGTATGGGTGGTGCAATAGCAGTACATGTTGCACATTCAGATCAGCTCTCAACAGTAATAGGGTTAGTGGTGATCGATGTAGTTGAGGGAACAGCTCTTGGTGCATTAGCTAGTATGCAGAGTTTTCTGCGTGGAAGACCACAAAGTTTTCTTTCACTTGAAGATGCTATTCGTTGgag tTTACAAAGCGGTCAGTTGAAAAATACCGAATCTGCTAAAGTATCTATGCCAGGACAGATAAAAAA TGGGAGAACTGGAAAGACTGGTGTACAAGAATTAGATGTATCGTTGCAGGAAGATGTTGCTGATGGTGTAGCTTTACCACCTCGAACATTAGACAGGAAGAACAAATCAGAGGAAGCGATAGAAGAGGAGGAAGAAGGTGAATCTGACTTTAAAGTTCCT cCTCTTGAAAGAAGGAAACAATCTAGTGGAGATTATACTTGGAGGATTGATCTTCGTTTGACAGAACAGTTTTGGCCTGGTTGGTTTCAAGGTCTATCTAAAATGTTTCTTTCAGCGCATGCACAAAAACTTCTATTATTAGCAAATCTTGACAGACTAGATACTGATCTCACTGTTGGGCAAATGcaag GTAAATTTGAAATCCACGCATTTGAAACAACACATGGTCGTGTTGGTCATGTAGTTCATGAAGATGTCCCAGATAATGTATGTCAGGTATTAGCTACGTTTTTAACAAGAAACAAATTTGCAGAGGCTAAAACAGATTTTATAGG ATCTATGCCGTGTTGTTAA
- the LOC142327473 gene encoding protein phosphatase methylesterase 1 isoform X2, whose protein sequence is MSAFQKALFTSKLPPRSVLQANGNTAMNRGRVRGGKQDFTPVTWDKYFSERSDVKVGENSFRVYRLGSSGPLLVLLHGGGFSALTWAVFSKTIVELVECQVLAIDLRGHGDTSTADDSDLSIQTMMSDVVSVVQALFPMAPPIVLMGHSMGGAIAVHVAHSDQLSTVIGLVVIDVVEGTALGALASMQSFLRGRPQSFLSLEDAIRWSLQSGQLKNTESAKVSMPGQIKNGRTGKTGVQELDVSLQEDVADGVALPPRTLDRKNKSEEAIEEEEEGESDFKVPPLERRKQSSGDYTWRIDLRLTEQFWPGWFQGLSKMFLSAHAQKLLLLANLDRLDTDLTVGQMQGKFEIHAFETTHGRVGHVVHEDVPDNVCQVLATFLTRNKFAEAKTDFIGSMPCC, encoded by the exons ATGTCAGCGTTTCAGAAAGCGTTGTTTACGTCAAAATTACCTCCGCGATCTGTGCTTCAGGCGAATGGAAATACTGCAATGAACAG gggTAGAGTACGTGGAGGTAAACAGGATTTTACACCGGTTACTTGGGATAAATACTTCAGTGAGAGATCCGATGTTAAAGTTGGAGAAAACAGTTTTAGGGTCTATCGTTTGGGATCATCTGGCCCTTTACTTGTTCTACTACATGGTGGTGGATTTTCAGCTCTTACATGGGCTGTGTTTTCT aaAACAATAGTAGAGTTAGTTGAGTGTCAGGTTCTTGCAATTGACCTGCGAGGTCATGGTGACACATCAACTGCAGATGACAGTGATCTTTCAATACAAACAATGATGAG tgATGTAGTCAGTGTAGTACAGGCATTGTTTCCAATGGCTCCTCCTATTGTTTTAATGGGTCATAGTATGGGTGGTGCAATAGCAGTACATGTTGCACATTCAGATCAGCTCTCAACAGTAATAGGGTTAGTGGTGATCGATGTAGTTGAGGGAACAGCTCTTGGTGCATTAGCTAGTATGCAGAGTTTTCTGCGTGGAAGACCACAAAGTTTTCTTTCACTTGAAGATGCTATTCGTTGgag tTTACAAAGCGGTCAGTTGAAAAATACCGAATCTGCTAAAGTATCTATGCCAGGACAGATAAAAAA TGGGAGAACTGGAAAGACTGGTGTACAAGAATTAGATGTATCGTTGCAGGAAGATGTTGCTGATGGTGTAGCTTTACCACCTCGAACATTAGACAGGAAGAACAAATCAGAGGAAGCGATAGAAGAGGAGGAAGAAGGTGAATCTGACTTTAAAGTTCCT cCTCTTGAAAGAAGGAAACAATCTAGTGGAGATTATACTTGGAGGATTGATCTTCGTTTGACAGAACAGTTTTGGCCTGGTTGGTTTCAAGGTCTATCTAAAATGTTTCTTTCAGCGCATGCACAAAAACTTCTATTATTAGCAAATCTTGACAGACTAGATACTGATCTCACTGTTGGGCAAATGcaag GTAAATTTGAAATCCACGCATTTGAAACAACACATGGTCGTGTTGGTCATGTAGTTCATGAAGATGTCCCAGATAATGTATGTCAGGTATTAGCTACGTTTTTAACAAGAAACAAATTTGCAGAGGCTAAAACAGATTTTATAGG ATCTATGCCGTGTTGTTAA